Part of the Ictalurus furcatus strain D&B chromosome 10, Billie_1.0, whole genome shotgun sequence genome, CCAGTGTGTGAATTGTGTGATTACAGACCAGAGCAGGCCAGTGAAAGTGGAAGCTGGATTTAGATCAGCAGATAAGAGTGACTTTTATGGAAAGGCGTCTCTCACAGGACTGGTTCTTCTACTCTTGTTGTGGTTGTTGCTGATGGTCTGAGAAAGACAAAACTTAGTTAGTAGTTAGAGTTATTTCTGCAGTCAACAGAGCATGATTTGTGACCATGCTCTAAATactattttaataattacactGACAATCAAgatcctatattatattttatgtcaAGCATAAACCAATGGACTTATCTGTAGTAGGTATAAACTAGGGTTAAATTGTGATTCTGAGTCTTAGTATTTAGAGATTTAGAGTCAAGGAGCCATTTCTTTAACAATTTAGATGTACAGTTGAAGAAAAGGTTTGTGAGCTCTACTGAATTACTCGTCTTTCCACATAAATGTCATTGATAAATAGAGTAGGCAGATACATTCTGCCCAGCGTAATAGCACAAAAACACTACTTGTGAGTCTTTTATTCATAGGCTTAACTGCTTATTACTCCTCCTGCACCTGCCTTTAATAAAATGACCTGAGATCAGCCTTTTAATAAGCCTCCAAAACATGATATGGTATTTGGTGCAACACTTGTTTAATATCTTGCCTTAGTCTGCAGCAGTAGTAGTGAATAagctgtaataaaatataagaaGCCAAAGTGACAGTGACTGGGATTAACTACATACCCATCTGTATTGGTTGACTCTTGATTTTCTTGCAGCTGATGCTCCCCCTCTTCTTCCATCCTAAATGCACACAGGCATTATGGGTAAATGTGTTTGTAGCATTCTGTGCAGTTCAAACCCACCTCCAAATACATTTCATTcaatctacagtgccctccactaatattggcaccttttgatcttttgtttaaaaaaaaaaaaatcacaaaaatattcttctctcatggatatcaaacaattgctaagacaacacaggtttatccaaaaaaaaaaaatctttgttaaatatgtgtgcaactgggcacctctatgaattcatatgagaaaaatatatttgaagtatattaccattgatattttacatttttctagtacacctgggtgaccaggaacagaaaattgttcaaccatgatttcctgtttcatagAGGTATAAATATTAGggaacacataggccaaattcccttaatcattcataacaacaggtaagaccaaggaatatagcagtgatgtgcggcaaaaggttgttgagcgttaaaaaaaaaaaagcttcattgtgttgtgtttgcaattgcttgatatccaagagagcagagtatttttttgaaattttttaacaaaatatcaaaaggttaaacaataaagacaatttttcacagccttctttgctcatatttaccaagggtgccaatattagtggagggcactgtatctcaGGATGATTACCGTTCTTTTCGTGCTTTGATCCTTTCTTCGTCATACCTGCAACACAGTAAAAGCAAAATAACTGACTTTAGAAAGACATCTTAAATCATACACCTCAATACATTAGTGCGATTAAAGGAAATATCCACCATGAATGATTTACATATTAGTCTTTATCAATATTAATTAACATGTAATCTTCAGTGGTGTCCAGGACTGAATTGATTTGGTCTATTTTTACTTGGTTAATGGTTTcgtacattacccacaatgctatTCAACTACCTTCTGAagtggtgcagtgggatttaTGCTGAATTCAAGGCAAAGTTGAAACTTGTAATTCTCCACTTACAACCTGTAAAAACTATCTAAATCAACCCCTCACCATCAACGTCTGCTATTCAATAGTCAACTTGAGGTCTTCTCTACTACCAGTTCTTTCACCATTTATGGAGtaacatcaaatcaacatggctatGCACACTGTGAACAGTTTGTTAATATACAGGCATAGTTCTTGGTTAAATTTGGTATCTCAGTGGTTTAGACCTTGGACTACTGATGAGAAGGTCGtaagtttaaatcccagcactaccaagcttccactgctgggcccttgagcaaggcccttaatcctcaactgctcagttgtataaatgagataaacgtaagccgctctggataagggtgtctgccaaatgccataaacgtAAATCTGTAACACTGAGCACATTAATCACCACAAATGCAGCATTAGCCCTAGCATCATCTCTACATAAAGTGATTGATGCAGTAGTCCTTTAgtttgtccagctctctcacctcctcatctgtacgcTCTAGTGCACACTCAAGTTTCAACATGAACACCTGGATATTCTGGACTTATAATTAATGTGACACTGAACATCAGTGGAAAATGGTAAGTAAGAAAAGAAGGCCTTCTGTTTTTAGGAGCGAACAGTGAAACCTGTCCATTATCAGAACTTATGTTTGAAATAATTGTAAATGTTCTCCTATAAAACACAATTGTAACTGCGTTAGCAATAACAATAACTCTGTGACATCATGGCAACACACAACCACCAACttctcatggaaatcaaaaatataCAGCACCAACATGCTAGCCATGTTAGTTCAGAGGATTTAATGATCATTGTGTGAGAACACTTACTGTATGACACACTCGGGGATGTGGATGTGCTCCATGGGGATGATCTGTTCCAGTTCCTCTAAGCTGTGCACGTAGCGGATTTTGTTCATAAACTTCACACTGCACAAAGACAGACTAAACACTTGACGTAGTTCAAAGCATACACAATACACTTGTTAGCTACCTTAATCTCATAGCTTGAATATAAAAATTCAAAAGTGAATGTCAGACACCAAATATGTTTGGCATATATTTTAGGTAAATTGAACATTgtgtaaatgacatttttggTCAAATTATTGTTTAACAATAGATTTGCTTTTACATTTGAATTTTCATTAAACATTTCACTACCTTTCTCCtgtaattatttgtattattactattactagttATTCAATTATAACTGTCTATATATCTGGTGTAAAAGATCTAGGTCAACCCTGATTGTATTACTATTACCATAGTCAGTTAAGAATGAagatgacgatgacgatgacaGCTCCTACCTGATGAAGGGTCTGGAGATGGCCAGGACTGTGCGTATGAACCAGGATGGATGTGCAATGATCAAAGACTTGAGGTTCTTCCTCAgtctattaaaaaaatgttaatgctttaAGACATGATCTCCGTAGTATTACAATGTTGTCTAAAATCAAGTGCTGCACAATTAAACCATGCAgttaacattttctttctgaCCACTTCACTGATTGCAATTTttaggagaaggaggaggaaaaaaaggaagaaagaaagaaaaaagttcttTGTATAGTTTCTAAAGTGGTTCTGCTTGTAGCTGTATCTGAAAGGACCAACCAGTATTGTAGGGTTTTACATAGAATCATTAAAGGGTTCCTTATTAGAGGGACAAACTAAAGATAATATGTAGGTCCTAGACAAAACCAAGTGTGTTCGTTAGcttaattatccatccatccatctattcatccatctttcCAATATGTATACAAAAGAATATATTCATAATGTGCAGGGTGAAAagtctttctatttatttaaaacaacaaaaagttaGATGAACCAGTTTTGCTCCTAATTTGCATGAATAACTctttcatgaataattatgatatGATTAAATATCAAGCAGAGTAATTGTGATGATCATATTAACCATTATCTCACAGCCTGAAAATGTCAGAATGTACAAGCAGCTGTAAGTGTCTTTACCTCCTGTCAATCATCTGATAGCACTTTTTCAGCCAGCTGATACCAGGCATCTTGCTGCGTGGCGTTCCTCCATTCATATAGATTATCATGTAGTCCTCTGCCACCAACATCTCCAGGCTGCTCACTACATACCTACACTCAAATGTAAGGAGGAATTTGTTGGGGGCATTAGATTACTTGATGAAAGGAAGAGTGACAGTGAAATCTCATCTCCACATCCACACTCAATCCCAGAGACCCCTTGCAATGTGATACATCTTATCAGGTAATTATTAAGGTGTGGAAAAATATGGGGTGGCATGTTGCAGGCTGCCAAAAAGCACAAGTACTCATACCACCCCAATAACACTTTCCAATAACAGAATGTCCCAAATGACTCTTATACCTCAGAAATTGGCTAATGATAcaattttttacttaaaatgaaCAGTATGTGACACTTATGTCCACAAttcaagttagttcctgttatcacttacgttatagcagctataaacagtgatTAAATCACCttcctgtctttttctctcacttgcGGTAATATATCTTGTTGtattgttaataatttaaaaaatgcagcttgttaagAAAATGCTGCAAAATGCAACATCAGAAGACATCCCCATGGTGGCATGGTCTGCAGGGGCAGTTCCAGCTAGGGCCACGAGGGGGGCACACTGTCTGTGCAGAACTACTACTTCTGTTGTCTccctcatttcctgttttacCATGTTCACCtgcttgttgtttttcttgattaGTTATCCTATTTAAGTTCCCTGTTTTCATGCATTTGTTGCTGGAGCATTGTGTTCAGGTTAAGTTTGTTTCCCTCCTTGTTTTCTAGTTCCTTGCgtctgtttctctgtgctcTGTTCTTTTAGCAAATGaagttctgcatttgcatccacctCCATGGATTCCACCATGACACATGGCAGAAAACTGACTGATTGTTACAGTGTTGAACCTGGACTCTCTCCAAAAGATTcaacatctctttacagaaaacataaccatatcaacaatatcattttcttattatttttatatattttttacatttatttattatgtggaCCACACTACTATTTAAGATCCTAAAATATATCCTGGTAGACACAGACCTCACTATTTCtacatacataaaatgtcaTAAGTGGCTACTCACAGAAAGAGGTTTTCCATGATATAATGGTAATCTGGACAGCTACTGTCAGGCAAATAGCATGCTGAAAACACAATGATGGCATTCAGGCCTTCACCATAGTAACCTTTGGAACCAGAGCAGAAGAAAGGAAAGCAGTGACATGGTGGTAAATGACAGTATAAGCATTAGACAAGAGAAGAAGATTCACACATGAGGGCTCACCTCCATGAGATATGACACGCACGTATGGCCGAATGAGCTGCATGTCGATACGGTGCTCCTGCTCGCCGATGATGACAGTCCTCCACAAACGACCATTTCCAACATCCCCCTCATCTTCAGCCCCTTCAACAGGCCCAGAGTTGGCTGAGGCCACTGGCGTGTCATCTGCacacaaagaatataaaaataatttatttataaatgtatttatttattcattcatctgttGATACCAGGAACAAGctcagagagaaacagagagcacCAAACCTCACCTTCCCATTCCATGTCATTGCCGTTGGCTGGGAACTCCAAGGAGTCTGTCTCATCAGGAGTTTCAATGTCATCAACATTAATGTCCAGATCATCGGGTGTATCCAGGAAGTCATCGGAAAGCAGGGACCCTTCACTTTGATCCAAGGACAGGTTAATATCTGGGGCTACAAGGGTGCGGCGTTTGCGGTGACCCGAACCTCCACCAGCTCCACTGATGTGAAGTGAGTTGGGAGGAGCTGGACAACAAGAAGTGCAGAGAAAGATGGAAGGGTTAAATATTCATGAAGGAGTCAATAAAGCTCTGGGCTTCATATTCACATGCTTGATGAATCAGGCATACATACAGTGCACTTACATGTTCTCTCCTCACCAAGTGTGCAGGAAGAATCCATATCTCCCTCCTCTGGAAGCGGCCtttcaaacacacagacaacccAAACCCAGTTAGATCTCTGCAGTCTTCAACATCGCATTTATAGATAGACTAAAGAGGCTAAAAAAGgagagatggatgaatgattTATCAAACTCTCTCATCTTTGCTCTGAATGGGTCTTGGGTTTAATGAAGCTGAGACAGTGATATGACAATGAGCAGcctgaaagtgagagagagagagagaaagcgccTTATCATGCTCTGAAGGGTTCACTGGTGTGCGGCCTGCAGCTGCTTAACTTGCACAGGGTGCAACATccccaaactctctctctctctctcacacacacacacacacacacacactattcagtgAATATATagggagaggacagagagagatcaggatgcacatgtaaacaaaacaagccagtatgatagtatgatccCAATCTTttaatagcacacacacacacacacacacacacacacacatatatataatatgtgtatgtatgtgtatatgtatatatatatatatatacatacatacacatattatatatatgtgtgtgtgtgtgtgtgtgtgtatgtgtgtgtgtatattatatatatgtgtgtgtgtgtgtgtgtgtgtgtgacagcttTTCTCAATGTCATTATAATCGTAATCCTGTAATCATGGTCACCGCatcaacacattatttaaaaaaaaaaaaaaatcagcattgAGCTGATAAACATTCCTGATATCAAACACACAACTTCAGCTTGATTTAAGTGCAGGCCATAAGCAGAAGCCAAATATAGAAAATCAAAGCTGCTCCATCACTTACCTTTGTATCAGGGAAATGAAGATTTTACTGATTCCTTTTCAAATCGCACTTCACTACTTTCTCATATCACAAAATATCATCTTTTCAATTGTTGTTAATGTTTAGAGCATCATTTCTAGCCAGTGATACtgaaactgtgtgtttgtgtgtgtttctctatgCGTGCCCTGCCTCCATTTTCCTGGTGATGCTGTGTTGTTGGCTCTGTCCTGCGTCACATGACGTGGCTCATTACCATTTAAGGAGAAAGCTGCAcctgctccctctctcttcacacACAGAGGCACCATGTGATGATACACAGAAATCACACTGCTGCTGACCTAGGATCAGAGATTCACTGCCCAATGCCAAGTCA contains:
- the atcaya gene encoding caytaxin encodes the protein MDSSCTLGEERTSPPNSLHISGAGGGSGHRKRRTLVAPDINLSLDQSEGSLLSDDFLDTPDDLDINVDDIETPDETDSLEFPANGNDMEWEDDTPVASANSGPVEGAEDEGDVGNGRLWRTVIIGEQEHRIDMQLIRPYVRVISHGGYYGEGLNAIIVFSACYLPDSSCPDYHYIMENLFLYVVSSLEMLVAEDYMIIYMNGGTPRSKMPGISWLKKCYQMIDRRLRKNLKSLIIAHPSWFIRTVLAISRPFISVKFMNKIRYVHSLEELEQIIPMEHIHIPECVIQYDEERIKARKERMEEEGEHQLQENQESTNTDGPSATTTTRVEEPVL